In Carya illinoinensis cultivar Pawnee chromosome 9, C.illinoinensisPawnee_v1, whole genome shotgun sequence, the following are encoded in one genomic region:
- the LOC122276042 gene encoding uncharacterized protein LOC122276042 produces MIAEDGDEKITLTMLLGKVWPQFTFMAKLVKRTLVNLQKFIDQADNFINEEDTLNALTELRRKELKRVDRKGKTSAKGPTRAKAKRKLIELRKEEPSSRYAGYRQDRSMFSIQWDESQPAQEDNQPTCHYCTYHQLTTHNTGGVGVHIITDKDKKHDYAVRLTFKTTNNEVEYEVLFFGLMIAKSLGAEEVEVRADSQVVVSQVREEFMAKSEKLKKYLALIKADTTCCVP; encoded by the exons ATGATTGCAGAGGACGGGGATGAGAAGATTACCCTGACAATGCTCCTAGGAAAAGTGTGGCCCCAGTTCACATTCATGGCAAAGCTGGTCAAGAGAACCCTTGTAAATTTACAAAAGTTCATAGATCAAGCTGACAACTTCATTAATGAGGAGGACACACTCAATGCTTTGACCGAACTAAGGAGGAAGGAATTGAAGCGAGTAGATAGGAAGGGAAAGACCTCAGCTAAGGGCCCCACTCGTGCAAAGGCAAAAAGGAAACTGATTGAGTTGAGGAAGGAGGAGCCATCATCGAGGTATGCTGGATACCGACAGGACCGATCAATGTTCTCCATCCAGTGGGACGAGAGCCAACCTGCTCAGGAGGACAACCAACCAACGTGCCACTACTGCACCTACCACCAGTTGACCACCCATAATACTG GGGGAGTGGGAGTGCATATCATTACGGATAAAGACAAGAAGCACGACTACGCCGTTAGGCTAACATTCAAAACTACAAACAACGAAGTAGAGTACGAGGTGTTGTTCTTTGGCCTGATGATTGCCAAGTCTTTGGGTGCTGAGGAAGTGGAAGTCCGAGCTGACTCCCAAGTGGTGGTTAGCCAGGTACGGGAAGAATTCATGGCGAAAAgcgagaaattgaaaaaatacctGGCGCTGATAAAGGCTGATACTACTTGCTGCGTGCCTTGA
- the LOC122277801 gene encoding protein PHLOEM PROTEIN 2-LIKE A1-like: MGSLLLFQKYWVDKNSKNSFFLYARSLSILWGEDKRYWQWRRIQETSDEVIEVNELLDVCWLDVTGKFETASLSPGTLYELAFVVKIMKDSAYGWEAPVDVELTLPNGTKQEHKENMKEKPRGNWIEIPVGEFVTSPENIGEIKFSIYRHDGLWKRGLVVKGITIRPKY; encoded by the exons ATGGGGTCATTACTATTATTTCAGAAATATTGGGTTGACAAGAACTCCAAGAACAGCTTCTTCTTGTATGCAAGAAGTCTGTCAATCCTTTGGGGTGAAGACAAACGTTATTGGCAGTGGAGAAGAATTCAAGAAACCAG TGATGAAGTCATTGAAGTTAATGAACTATTAGATGTATGTTGGCTAGACGTGACTGGAAAGTTTGAGACTGCAAGCCTCTCACCAGGAACTCTATATGAACTAGCATTTGTGGTAAAGATCATGAAAGATTCAGCTTATGGATGGGAAGCTCCAGTGGATGTCGAACTCACCCTACCAAATGGAACCAAACAAGAACATAAAGAAAATATGAAGGAAAAGCCAAGAGGGAATTGGATTGAGATTCCAGTTGGCGAGTTTGTAACGTCACCAGAAAATATAGGAGAGATAAAATTCTCAATCTATAGACATGATGGGTTATGGAAAAGAGGGCTTGTCGTCAAAGGCATTACCATTCGGCCGAAATACTAG